One region of Pseudomonas glycinae genomic DNA includes:
- a CDS encoding YceI family protein, giving the protein MFNRSLCNAFAGLLLGAAALPVQANWYLDGESSRLSFVSTKNANVSEVQRFLVLHGKVDPDGRAEVEVELDSINSGIPLRDERMRKELFQIEQFPEATITTQIDLRPINDLAPGAQLELRLPLTVNLHGKQHEYPAELLATRLDDRRFQVVTLEPLVISAEDFDLLPGLESLRNMAGLSAISLSVPVGAVLIFTAR; this is encoded by the coding sequence ATGTTCAACCGTTCTCTGTGCAACGCCTTCGCCGGCCTGCTGCTGGGCGCCGCTGCGCTGCCGGTCCAGGCCAACTGGTATCTGGACGGCGAATCGTCGCGGCTGTCGTTCGTCAGCACGAAAAACGCCAACGTGTCCGAAGTGCAGCGCTTTCTGGTGCTGCACGGCAAGGTCGATCCCGATGGCCGCGCCGAAGTCGAAGTCGAGCTGGACTCGATCAACAGCGGCATCCCGCTGCGCGACGAGCGCATGCGCAAGGAGCTGTTCCAGATCGAGCAATTCCCCGAAGCGACCATCACCACACAAATCGACCTGCGCCCGATCAACGATCTGGCCCCCGGCGCGCAGCTTGAATTGCGCCTGCCGCTGACCGTCAACCTGCACGGCAAACAGCATGAATACCCCGCCGAACTGCTCGCCACGCGCCTTGATGACCGGCGCTTTCAGGTGGTGACCCTGGAGCCGCTGGTGATCAGCGCAGAGGATTTCGATCTGCTGCCGGGCCTGGAAAGCCTGCGCAACATGGCCGGCCTGTCGGCCATCAGTCTGTCGGTGCCGGTGGGTGCGGTGCTGATCTTCACGGCGCGCTGA
- a CDS encoding IclR family transcriptional regulator codes for MGSKADTGSVRSVERALAIVELLGEHQALGLEELHYLTALPKATVSRMLATLQEQGWIYRGLSDRRYRLCAKRLFGDRQQRFKRHLVESAAPMLLELSERTGLVADLSCFDGERVEVMESAIPQVLRKRYPTNCQIVGHHASLFHSAMGRACLGELDSRDVKRLAEREQLADDGVLQATEQALHQGFGQRTEGYWEYPVRLPFLIRAVALPIRAQGRLVGSMALHWPMDQAPVERVLSLHLNSLASTIGEVQQALA; via the coding sequence ATGGGCAGCAAGGCAGACACTGGTAGCGTGCGCTCGGTCGAACGGGCGCTGGCCATCGTCGAGTTGCTCGGCGAGCATCAGGCGCTGGGGCTGGAAGAGTTGCACTATCTGACGGCTCTGCCCAAGGCCACGGTGTCGCGGATGCTCGCGACCTTGCAGGAGCAGGGCTGGATCTATCGCGGCCTCAGCGATCGCCGCTACCGGTTGTGCGCCAAGCGACTGTTCGGTGACCGTCAGCAACGTTTCAAACGCCACCTTGTGGAAAGCGCCGCGCCGATGCTGCTGGAGCTGAGCGAGCGCACCGGGCTGGTGGCGGATCTGTCGTGCTTCGACGGCGAGCGGGTCGAAGTGATGGAAAGCGCGATTCCGCAAGTGCTGCGCAAGCGCTATCCAACTAACTGCCAGATCGTCGGCCATCACGCCAGCCTGTTTCATTCCGCCATGGGCCGGGCGTGCCTCGGCGAACTTGATAGCCGGGACGTGAAACGTCTGGCCGAACGCGAACAGTTGGCGGATGACGGTGTATTGCAGGCCACCGAACAAGCCTTGCATCAGGGCTTCGGCCAGCGCACCGAAGGTTATTGGGAATACCCGGTGCGCCTGCCGTTCCTGATTCGCGCGGTGGCCTTGCCGATTCGTGCGCAAGGGCGGCTGGTCGGCAGCATGGCGCTGCACTGGCCAATGGATCAGGCGCCGGTGGAACGGGTGCTGAGCCTGCACCTCAACAGCCTCGCGTCGACCATCGGCGAGGTGCAGCAGGCATTGGCCTGA
- a CDS encoding amidase gives MSPLAIDPIVTLDADALSRAIHARKMSCREVMQAYLTHIDRFNPAVNALVSLRPQDVLLREADECDRQLDRGESRGWMHGMPQAIKDLAATAGLRTTLGSPLFANQVPQHDAISVARVRDCGAIIIGKSNVPEFGLGSQTYNSVFGTTSNAYDPSLIAGGSSGGAAVALALRLLPVADGSDMMGSLRNPAAFNNVFGFRPSQGRVPHGPMPEVFVQQLATEGPMGRTVTDVARLLSTQAGYDPRVPLSLADEPRDFGLDLQQDCSGLRLGWLGDYNGYLPMEDGVLSLCESALADFSALGCHVEACQPDFSMERLWQSWLIHRHFLVQGSLGAAYADPQKRALLKPEAQWEIEGGLRLTAAEVYQASVARSEWYRALSELFERYDFLLLPTAQVFPFDAQQAWPRVVGGRTMDTYHRWMEVVIGPTLAGLPSISVPVGFNPAGLPMGLQIIGPAQADRAVLQLAYAHEQLTRWVERRPPACLQSA, from the coding sequence GTGAGTCCGTTAGCCATTGATCCGATTGTCACCCTCGACGCCGATGCGTTGTCCCGGGCGATCCATGCCCGCAAGATGTCGTGCCGTGAGGTGATGCAGGCCTACCTGACGCACATTGATCGCTTCAATCCGGCGGTCAATGCGCTGGTTTCGCTGCGCCCGCAAGACGTGCTGCTGCGCGAGGCCGATGAATGCGATCGGCAACTGGATCGCGGCGAGTCCCGAGGCTGGATGCACGGCATGCCCCAGGCGATCAAGGACCTGGCGGCCACCGCCGGGTTGCGCACGACCCTCGGCTCGCCACTGTTCGCCAATCAAGTGCCGCAGCACGACGCGATCAGCGTGGCGCGGGTTCGCGACTGCGGCGCGATCATCATCGGCAAGAGCAACGTCCCGGAATTCGGCCTCGGTTCGCAGACCTACAACAGCGTGTTCGGCACCACCAGCAACGCCTATGATCCGAGCCTGATCGCCGGCGGCAGCAGCGGCGGGGCCGCGGTGGCACTGGCCCTGCGCCTGCTGCCGGTGGCCGACGGCAGTGACATGATGGGCTCGCTGCGCAACCCGGCGGCGTTCAACAACGTGTTCGGTTTCCGCCCGTCCCAGGGCCGCGTGCCCCACGGGCCGATGCCGGAAGTGTTCGTCCAGCAACTGGCCACCGAAGGACCGATGGGGCGCACGGTCACCGACGTCGCGCGATTGCTCTCGACCCAGGCCGGCTACGATCCGCGCGTGCCGCTGTCGCTGGCTGATGAACCACGGGATTTCGGGCTGGATCTGCAACAGGACTGCAGCGGCCTGCGCCTCGGCTGGCTCGGCGATTACAACGGCTATCTGCCGATGGAAGACGGCGTGTTGAGCCTGTGCGAATCGGCGCTGGCGGATTTCAGTGCGCTGGGTTGCCACGTCGAGGCCTGTCAGCCGGACTTTTCCATGGAACGCCTGTGGCAGAGCTGGCTCATCCACCGGCATTTTCTGGTGCAGGGCAGCCTCGGCGCGGCGTATGCCGATCCGCAAAAGCGGGCGTTGCTCAAACCCGAAGCGCAATGGGAAATCGAAGGCGGTTTGCGTCTGACCGCTGCCGAGGTCTATCAGGCGTCGGTCGCGCGCAGTGAGTGGTATCGCGCGTTGAGCGAGTTATTCGAGCGTTACGATTTCCTGCTGTTGCCCACCGCCCAAGTGTTCCCTTTTGATGCACAGCAAGCATGGCCGCGAGTCGTCGGCGGGCGGACCATGGACACCTATCACCGCTGGATGGAGGTGGTGATCGGCCCGACCCTGGCGGGGCTGCCGAGCATCAGCGTGCCGGTCGGTTTCAACCCGGCCGGGCTGCCGATGGGCCTGCAAATCATCGGTCCGGCCCAGGCGGATCGGGCGGTGCTGCAACTGGCCTACGCCCATGAACAGTTGACCCGCTGGGTCGAACGGCGACCGCCGGCATGCCTGCAATCAGCCTGA
- a CDS encoding citrate-proton symporter, with amino-acid sequence MQTSNAGVSRTRQVVAAVIGNALEWYDFIVYGFLASIIARQFFPSDDDYASLLMALATFGVGFFMRPVGGILLGIYSDRKGRKAAMQMIIRLMTVSIALIAFAPNHAAIGMGAPLLIVVARMLQGFATGGEYASATAFLVESAPAHRKGLYGSWQLVGQCLAVFSGAAMVALVTHLFSPEALDSWGWRIPFVLGLLIGPVGLWIRKHMEEPEEFLEARKKAKGAAPGLWQVLREHRRSLLVSMGLACGATVSFYVVLVNMPTFAHKNLGLPLDQVLLVQMLAVGLMTVVIPFSGALSDRLGRRPVLMAFTLAFFVMVYPLYVWVAAAPSIERLLVMQLLLCAAIGGFFGPAPTALAEQFPIEVRSTGVSVAYNVAVMVFGGFAPLIVTWLSKVLNTPVAPSFYVLFACLLTLLGTYCLQEAPRAKKSVALNLGVKP; translated from the coding sequence ATGCAGACTTCGAACGCAGGCGTTTCGCGCACCCGGCAAGTGGTCGCCGCCGTCATCGGCAACGCCCTGGAATGGTACGACTTCATCGTTTACGGCTTTCTGGCGAGCATCATCGCCCGGCAGTTTTTCCCGTCCGACGACGACTACGCTTCGCTGCTGATGGCGCTGGCGACTTTCGGCGTCGGCTTTTTCATGCGCCCGGTGGGCGGCATCCTGCTCGGCATCTACTCCGACCGCAAAGGTCGCAAAGCCGCGATGCAGATGATCATCCGCCTGATGACCGTGTCCATCGCCCTGATCGCGTTCGCGCCGAACCACGCCGCCATCGGCATGGGCGCGCCGTTGCTGATCGTGGTGGCGCGGATGCTTCAGGGTTTTGCCACGGGCGGTGAATACGCCAGCGCCACGGCGTTTCTGGTGGAGAGCGCGCCGGCCCATCGCAAGGGCCTGTACGGTTCCTGGCAACTGGTCGGGCAATGCCTGGCGGTGTTCAGCGGCGCGGCGATGGTGGCGCTGGTCACGCACCTGTTTTCCCCCGAGGCGCTGGACAGTTGGGGCTGGCGGATTCCGTTTGTGCTCGGCCTGTTGATCGGTCCGGTGGGCTTGTGGATTCGCAAGCACATGGAGGAACCGGAAGAGTTTCTCGAAGCGCGCAAGAAAGCCAAAGGCGCCGCGCCGGGTCTGTGGCAGGTACTGCGCGAACATCGCCGCAGCCTGCTGGTATCGATGGGCCTGGCGTGCGGGGCGACGGTGTCGTTTTACGTGGTGCTGGTGAACATGCCGACCTTCGCCCACAAGAACCTCGGTCTGCCGCTGGACCAGGTGTTGCTGGTGCAGATGCTTGCGGTGGGGTTGATGACCGTGGTGATTCCGTTCTCCGGCGCCCTGTCGGATCGCCTCGGTCGGCGGCCGGTGCTGATGGCCTTCACCCTGGCGTTTTTCGTCATGGTCTATCCGCTTTACGTGTGGGTGGCGGCGGCGCCTTCGATCGAGCGTTTGCTGGTGATGCAACTGCTGCTGTGCGCGGCGATTGGCGGATTCTTCGGCCCGGCCCCGACGGCATTGGCCGAGCAGTTCCCGATCGAAGTGCGCTCCACCGGCGTGTCCGTGGCCTACAACGTGGCGGTGATGGTGTTCGGTGGTTTTGCGCCGCTGATCGTCACCTGGCTGAGTAAAGTTCTGAACACCCCGGTGGCGCCGTCGTTCTATGTCTTGTTCGCTTGCCTGCTGACCCTGCTCGGTACTTACTGTTTGCAGGAGGCACCACGCGCGAAGAAATCCGTTGCGCTCAACCTGGGAGTGAAACCGTGA
- a CDS encoding M20 aminoacylase family protein — protein sequence MPRHQHILAWLNDVASDLHATRQDIHAHPELGFEESRTSALVARSLEDWGYEVHTGVGKTGVVGVLRNGSSSRKLGLRADMDALPIIENTGVAYSSRHQGCMHACGHDGHTAMLLGAARYLAATRQFDGTLTLIFQPAEEGQGGAEAMLADGLLERFPCDALFGMHNMPGLPAGHLGFREGPMMASQDLLTVTIEGVGGHGSMPHLAVDPLVAAASVVMALQTVVARNIDAQQAAVVTVGALQAGEAANVIPQQAILRLSLRALNAEVRVQTLDRVRSIIEAQAESFGCTSTIEHRPAYPVLVNHAAETEFARQVGVELVGTDAVDGNTPKLMGSEDFAWMLQRCPGAYLFIGNGVARPMVHNPAYDFNDDILLTGAAYWGALTESWLKPA from the coding sequence ATGCCCCGACATCAGCACATTCTGGCTTGGCTCAACGATGTGGCCAGCGACCTGCACGCCACCCGCCAGGACATTCACGCCCACCCTGAACTCGGTTTCGAAGAAAGCCGCACCTCGGCGCTGGTCGCCCGGTCGCTCGAAGACTGGGGTTATGAAGTCCACACCGGCGTCGGCAAGACCGGCGTGGTCGGTGTGCTGCGCAACGGCAGCAGCTCACGCAAACTCGGGCTGCGGGCCGACATGGATGCGCTGCCGATCATCGAGAACACCGGCGTTGCCTACAGCAGCCGGCATCAAGGCTGTATGCACGCCTGCGGGCATGACGGGCACACCGCGATGCTGCTCGGTGCGGCGCGTTATCTGGCCGCGACCCGTCAGTTCGACGGCACCCTGACGCTGATTTTCCAGCCCGCCGAAGAGGGCCAGGGCGGGGCGGAAGCGATGCTCGCCGATGGCCTGCTCGAACGTTTTCCGTGCGATGCGCTGTTCGGCATGCACAACATGCCGGGCCTGCCAGCGGGGCATCTGGGCTTTCGCGAAGGGCCGATGATGGCTTCGCAGGACTTGCTCACAGTGACGATTGAAGGCGTCGGCGGCCACGGCTCGATGCCGCATCTGGCGGTGGATCCGCTGGTCGCCGCAGCCAGTGTGGTGATGGCTTTGCAAACCGTGGTCGCGCGCAACATCGATGCGCAGCAGGCGGCGGTGGTAACGGTCGGCGCATTGCAGGCCGGCGAAGCGGCGAACGTGATTCCGCAACAGGCGATCCTGCGCCTGAGCCTGCGTGCGTTGAATGCCGAAGTCCGTGTTCAGACACTGGACCGCGTACGCTCGATCATCGAAGCGCAGGCCGAGAGCTTCGGCTGCACCTCGACCATCGAACACCGTCCGGCCTATCCGGTGCTGGTCAACCACGCCGCCGAAACCGAGTTCGCCCGTCAGGTCGGTGTCGAACTGGTCGGCACCGATGCCGTCGATGGCAACACACCCAAACTGATGGGCAGCGAAGACTTTGCCTGGATGCTCCAGCGCTGCCCCGGCGCGTACCTGTTCATCGGCAACGGCGTGGCGCGGCCGATGGTGCATAACCCTGCCTACGATTTTAACGACGACATCCTGCTGACCGGCGCGGCGTATTGGGGCGCGCTCACCGAGAGCTGGCTCAAGCCGGCCTGA
- a CDS encoding serine hydrolase domain-containing protein: MFKGLSLFLLLISFTVQAEQWPGEQWPTGPKLTSPAVDALEAYTFPTRDDSTRKGIRTDALLVIRDGQLIYERYAAATAADTPHLTWSISKSLMATVLGVAYGEGLFKLDDAAATFYPALEKHPAITLKDLLHWASGIDWQEDYEYAPLKSSVVAMLYTRGHRDMAAFTADHDSYAPAGQAFRYSSGDSNLLAAALKTIVGPQRYPDYPWTALFDPLGIRHAAWETDETGTFVASSYAYMSARDLARIGLLMERDGRWNDRQLLPKDWVAFNRQPFAGYKAHQDEAVPGGQWWLNRPADGAPSPWPDAPPDTFAALGHWGQALYVIPSEKLVIVRYADDRDGSYRHNELLKRVLGAVRP, from the coding sequence ATGTTCAAAGGCCTGTCCCTGTTTCTGCTGCTGATCAGCTTCACGGTTCAGGCCGAACAATGGCCGGGCGAGCAGTGGCCGACCGGCCCGAAACTCACCAGCCCGGCCGTCGATGCATTGGAGGCCTACACCTTCCCGACCCGCGATGACAGCACCCGAAAAGGCATCCGCACCGACGCCTTGCTGGTGATCCGTGACGGCCAGCTCATCTACGAACGCTACGCCGCCGCGACCGCCGCCGACACCCCGCACCTGACCTGGTCGATCAGCAAAAGCCTGATGGCCACGGTGCTCGGCGTGGCGTACGGCGAAGGCCTGTTCAAGCTCGATGACGCGGCGGCAACGTTCTACCCGGCGCTGGAAAAGCACCCGGCCATCACCCTCAAAGATCTGCTGCACTGGGCCTCGGGCATCGACTGGCAGGAAGACTACGAATACGCCCCATTGAAATCCTCGGTGGTGGCGATGCTCTACACCCGTGGCCACCGCGACATGGCCGCCTTCACCGCCGATCACGACAGCTACGCACCGGCGGGTCAGGCGTTCCGCTATTCCAGCGGCGACAGCAATCTGTTGGCCGCCGCACTGAAAACCATCGTCGGCCCACAGCGTTATCCGGACTATCCGTGGACTGCGCTTTTCGATCCCTTGGGCATCCGCCATGCCGCCTGGGAAACCGACGAGACGGGCACCTTCGTCGCCTCTTCTTACGCTTATATGAGCGCCCGGGATCTGGCGCGAATCGGCCTGCTGATGGAACGTGACGGACGCTGGAACGACCGGCAGTTGTTGCCCAAAGACTGGGTCGCCTTCAACCGCCAACCCTTTGCCGGCTACAAGGCCCATCAGGACGAAGCCGTGCCCGGCGGCCAGTGGTGGCTCAATCGCCCGGCAGACGGCGCGCCCTCTCCATGGCCCGACGCACCGCCCGACACCTTCGCCGCCCTCGGCCACTGGGGCCAGGCGCTGTACGTGATCCCGAGCGAAAAACTGGTGATCGTGCGCTACGCCGATGACCGCGACGGCAGCTATCGCCACAACGAATTACTCAAGCGCGTGCTCGGGGCGGTGCGGCCATGA
- a CDS encoding acyl-CoA dehydrogenase family protein, translating into MTWSTLLECRERLPAVADLAEGFATLLQQLGSVTPFELAVAGGRRMATPGLAFLVGYQAALRMLWPSAPPSLGALCATEQRSLRPANMQTRLTDLRLTGQKDFVTAGDAADWLLIAARSEQPGESPRLSLAVVYPGEPGVRVEKLPALPLMPDISHGRLHLDDALCELLAGDGWDAYVKPFRTLEDVYVLSAMTAWLYGVGQDSGWPQPLQLRLLALLAGCAEVSRQPPNNPAGHVLLGGLFAQFDGLKTEVDQALRNGDPEWAAMWQRDQSVMQLAAGARAKRLAKALAVD; encoded by the coding sequence ATGACCTGGTCGACCCTGCTGGAATGCCGCGAACGCCTGCCCGCCGTTGCCGATCTGGCGGAGGGCTTCGCCACGTTGCTGCAGCAACTGGGCAGCGTGACGCCGTTCGAACTGGCGGTGGCGGGAGGGCGGCGGATGGCGACGCCGGGGCTGGCGTTTCTGGTGGGTTATCAGGCGGCGCTGCGCATGCTCTGGCCGAGCGCGCCGCCGAGCCTCGGGGCGTTGTGTGCGACCGAGCAGCGCAGCCTGCGCCCGGCGAACATGCAGACCCGGCTCACGGATCTGCGCCTCACCGGGCAAAAGGATTTCGTCACTGCCGGCGATGCGGCGGACTGGCTGCTGATTGCTGCCCGCAGTGAGCAACCCGGCGAATCACCGCGCCTGAGCCTGGCGGTGGTGTATCCCGGCGAACCCGGCGTGCGGGTGGAAAAACTCCCGGCGCTGCCGTTGATGCCGGACATCAGCCATGGTCGGCTGCATCTCGACGATGCGTTGTGTGAGTTACTTGCCGGGGACGGTTGGGATGCTTACGTCAAACCGTTCCGCACCCTTGAAGACGTATACGTTTTGAGCGCAATGACCGCGTGGTTGTACGGCGTCGGTCAGGACAGCGGCTGGCCGCAGCCGCTGCAATTGCGCCTGCTGGCGCTGTTGGCCGGTTGCGCGGAAGTCAGTCGCCAGCCGCCGAACAATCCCGCCGGGCATGTGTTGCTCGGTGGTTTGTTTGCGCAGTTCGACGGGCTTAAAACGGAAGTCGATCAGGCCCTGCGCAACGGCGATCCTGAGTGGGCGGCGATGTGGCAGCGCGATCAGTCGGTCATGCAACTGGCGGCGGGCGCGCGGGCCAAACGCCTGGCCAAGGCGTTGGCGGTGGACTGA
- the olsB gene encoding L-ornithine N(alpha)-acyltransferase, whose translation MTQIARISDTGNERRLQAERLIGAEALQQAQALRFNVFSGEFNAKLNGAELGLDMDDYDVHCSHIGVRDLNTGRLVATTRLLDHTAASSLGKFYSEEEFSLHGLAGLQGPILEIGRTCVDPAYRNGGTIAVLWGELAEVLNQGGYSYLMGCASIPMQDGGVQAHAIMQRLRERYLCTEHLRAEPKNPLPSLDIPSNVIAEMPPLLKAYMRLGAKICGEPCWDEDFQVADVFILLKRDELCPRYAKHFKAAV comes from the coding sequence ATGACTCAGATCGCCCGCATCAGCGACACCGGCAATGAACGCCGCCTGCAAGCCGAACGCCTGATCGGCGCCGAGGCCTTGCAGCAAGCCCAGGCCTTGCGCTTCAACGTGTTCAGCGGCGAGTTCAACGCCAAGCTGAACGGCGCGGAGCTGGGTCTGGACATGGATGACTATGATGTTCACTGCAGCCACATCGGCGTGCGTGACCTGAACACCGGCCGCCTGGTGGCGACCACCCGTTTGCTCGATCACACCGCCGCCAGCAGCCTGGGCAAGTTCTACAGCGAAGAAGAATTCAGCCTGCACGGCCTCGCCGGTCTGCAAGGCCCAATCCTGGAAATCGGCCGCACCTGCGTCGACCCGGCCTACCGCAACGGCGGCACCATCGCCGTGCTGTGGGGCGAACTGGCCGAAGTCCTGAATCAGGGCGGCTACAGCTACCTGATGGGTTGCGCGAGCATCCCGATGCAGGACGGCGGTGTACAGGCCCACGCGATCATGCAGCGTCTGCGCGAACGTTATCTGTGCACCGAACACCTGCGCGCCGAGCCGAAGAATCCGCTGCCGAGCCTCGACATTCCGTCGAACGTGATCGCCGAAATGCCGCCGCTGCTCAAGGCCTACATGCGCCTGGGCGCGAAGATCTGCGGCGAGCCGTGCTGGGACGAAGATTTCCAGGTCGCCGACGTGTTCATCCTGCTCAAGCGCGACGAACTCTGCCCGCGCTACGCCAAGCACTTCAAGGCGGCCGTGTGA
- a CDS encoding lysophospholipid acyltransferase family protein yields MGRLRVYARIARVLLVVTLGLSMASVFGVFERLGLAHSMERRQRWSRFFMARLSNALPFRVTVHGELPKQPMLWVSNHVSWTDIPLLGMLTPLSFLSKAEVRTWPVAGWLAAKAGSLFIRRGSGDSQLIRKQMTRHLQTDHPLLMFPEGTTTDGRSLRTFHGRLLSAAIDSEVKLQPVAIRYLRDGKIDSLAPFIGDDDLLSHLMRLFSNDCGDVEIHLLKPIACQGRERAALAYEAQQAVQKALFGDVLKPVEAQHARDLIAA; encoded by the coding sequence ATGGGCCGGCTGCGGGTGTATGCGCGGATCGCGCGAGTGCTGCTGGTGGTGACGCTGGGCTTGAGCATGGCCAGTGTCTTCGGGGTTTTCGAACGTCTGGGGCTGGCCCATTCGATGGAGCGTCGGCAGCGCTGGTCGCGTTTTTTCATGGCGCGGTTGAGCAATGCCCTGCCCTTTCGCGTGACCGTGCATGGCGAGCTGCCGAAACAGCCGATGCTGTGGGTCAGCAACCATGTGTCGTGGACCGACATTCCGCTGCTCGGCATGCTCACGCCGCTGTCGTTTCTGTCCAAGGCTGAAGTGCGCACCTGGCCGGTGGCCGGTTGGCTGGCGGCGAAGGCCGGCAGCCTGTTCATCCGTCGCGGTTCGGGCGACAGCCAGTTGATCCGCAAGCAGATGACCCGTCACCTGCAAACCGATCATCCGCTGCTGATGTTCCCGGAAGGCACCACCACCGACGGCCGTTCGCTGCGCACCTTTCATGGTCGCCTGCTGTCGGCGGCAATCGATTCCGAGGTGAAGCTGCAACCGGTGGCGATCCGTTATCTGCGCGACGGCAAGATCGATTCGCTGGCACCGTTCATTGGTGACGATGATCTGCTGTCGCACCTGATGCGCCTGTTCAGCAACGATTGCGGCGATGTCGAGATTCATCTGCTCAAACCGATTGCCTGCCAGGGCCGGGAGCGCGCGGCATTGGCGTACGAGGCCCAGCAAGCGGTGCAGAAAGCCTTGTTCGGTGATGTGCTCAAACCGGTCGAAGCGCAACACGCCCGCGATCTGATCGCCGCCTGA
- a CDS encoding ACP phosphodiesterase — MNYLAHLHLGGQRPGQLLGSLYGDFVKGRLQGQFDPEIEAAIALHRQIDVFTDRHPLVDASLARFSTTRRRYAGIVLDVFFDHCLARDWTQYADRPLGQFTTDVYRVLSSERQLPERLARIAPHMVANDWLGSYQEFEVLEQVLRGISRRLTRPEELAGAMEELRRLYEPLSEDFRLFYPQLQDFAGRQL, encoded by the coding sequence ATGAACTATCTCGCACATTTACACCTCGGTGGCCAGCGCCCCGGTCAACTGCTCGGCAGTCTGTATGGCGACTTCGTCAAAGGGCGGCTGCAAGGGCAGTTCGACCCGGAGATCGAAGCGGCGATTGCCCTGCACCGGCAGATCGACGTGTTCACCGATCGCCACCCGCTGGTGGATGCCTCACTGGCGCGGTTTTCCACGACCCGCCGCCGTTACGCGGGCATTGTCCTCGATGTGTTTTTCGACCATTGCCTGGCGCGGGACTGGACGCAGTACGCCGACCGGCCGCTGGGCCAATTCACCACCGACGTTTACCGCGTGCTGTCCAGCGAGCGGCAATTGCCCGAGCGCCTGGCGAGGATCGCCCCGCACATGGTGGCCAATGACTGGTTGGGCTCGTATCAGGAGTTCGAAGTGCTGGAGCAGGTATTACGCGGGATCTCCCGGCGCCTGACCCGGCCTGAAGAACTGGCGGGGGCGATGGAGGAATTGCGCCGGTTGTATGAACCGTTGAGCGAGGACTTTCGTTTGTTCTACCCACAGCTGCAGGACTTTGCCGGCCGGCAGCTGTAG
- a CDS encoding ArsR/SmtB family transcription factor yields the protein MNIDLDEIIKALAHPVRRDILNWLKDPKAQFPEQIHNHEYGICAGQIDQRCGLSQSTVSAHLATLQRAGLISSQKAGQWHFFKRNEDVIQAFLSTLSKEL from the coding sequence ATGAACATTGACCTCGACGAAATAATAAAAGCCCTGGCACACCCAGTACGGCGAGACATCCTCAACTGGCTGAAAGACCCGAAAGCCCAGTTTCCGGAACAGATCCACAACCACGAGTACGGCATCTGCGCCGGGCAGATCGATCAACGCTGCGGCCTGTCGCAATCGACCGTCTCCGCCCACCTGGCCACCCTGCAACGGGCCGGGCTGATCAGCAGTCAGAAAGCCGGCCAGTGGCACTTTTTCAAACGCAACGAGGACGTGATCCAGGCGTTCCTCAGCACCCTCAGCAAAGAGCTCTGA